One part of the Deltaproteobacteria bacterium genome encodes these proteins:
- a CDS encoding MBOAT family protein yields MNFDSLQYLLFLPAVYLLYRLLSHAGQNRMLLVASYFFYGCWDVRFLSLIMLSTAFDYASALMIDRGALSRRQGLLASAWAVLGMVGFAAIDWRQLAAPEPTGALLAPTGIFAALAVAAVCGVAAAFYTRFAALPEPTRRRAALIASLVVDLGVLGFFKYFNFFAGSFEQLLNSLGFEASHWHLDVVLPVGVSFYTFQAMSYTIDVYRGRLRATPSLADFALFVSFFPQLVAGPIERATHLLPALVNTRSVRLDQSLRGLHLILLGLFKKVAIANGVAQSVDSVYNSTHAAGAGDVALATLLFAVQIYCDFSAYTDIARGSAKLLGIDLIENFRQPYFSTNPSEFWRRWHISLSTWLRDYLYIPLGGNRGRQASTYRNLAATMLLGGLWHGAAWNFVLWGAFHGAILCAHRFASGGREPARGAWTWLKLPLFFAITCYGWLLFRANSFEQIAAFTTALATGAGAFALSIHPPTFAALIGLPLLFALEAVEHVRDDRLYYLRFPVWTRGALYAAMVFVILLGTSNEPTQFIYFQF; encoded by the coding sequence ATGAACTTCGACTCGCTCCAGTACCTGCTGTTTCTGCCGGCGGTGTACCTCCTGTACCGGCTGCTGTCGCACGCCGGGCAGAACCGCATGCTGCTCGTGGCCAGCTACTTCTTCTACGGCTGCTGGGACGTGCGCTTCCTCTCGCTGATCATGCTTTCCACCGCGTTCGATTACGCGAGCGCCCTGATGATCGATCGCGGCGCGCTTTCCCGAAGGCAGGGGCTGCTCGCATCGGCGTGGGCGGTGCTCGGGATGGTCGGCTTCGCGGCGATCGACTGGCGCCAGCTCGCGGCGCCGGAGCCCACGGGCGCGCTTCTCGCTCCGACCGGGATCTTCGCGGCGCTCGCGGTGGCGGCGGTCTGCGGGGTCGCCGCGGCGTTCTACACCCGTTTCGCGGCGCTTCCCGAGCCAACGCGCAGGCGCGCGGCGCTGATCGCGAGCCTGGTGGTCGATCTCGGAGTGCTCGGGTTCTTCAAGTACTTCAATTTCTTCGCGGGAAGCTTCGAGCAGCTGTTGAACAGCCTGGGCTTCGAGGCGTCGCACTGGCACCTCGACGTGGTGCTCCCGGTCGGCGTCTCGTTCTACACGTTCCAGGCGATGAGCTACACGATCGACGTCTACCGCGGCCGGCTGCGCGCCACGCCGAGCCTCGCCGACTTCGCGCTCTTCGTGTCGTTCTTTCCGCAGCTCGTCGCGGGGCCGATCGAGCGCGCGACCCACCTTCTGCCCGCGCTCGTGAACACGCGGAGCGTTCGGCTCGACCAGTCACTCCGCGGGCTTCACCTGATCCTGCTCGGGCTGTTCAAGAAGGTCGCGATCGCGAACGGTGTCGCGCAGTCGGTGGACTCGGTCTACAACTCGACCCACGCGGCCGGCGCGGGCGACGTGGCGCTCGCCACGCTGCTCTTCGCGGTGCAGATCTACTGCGATTTCTCGGCCTACACCGACATCGCGCGCGGCAGCGCGAAGCTGCTCGGCATCGACCTGATCGAGAACTTCCGGCAGCCGTACTTCTCGACCAACCCGAGCGAGTTCTGGCGCCGCTGGCACATCAGCCTGTCCACCTGGCTGCGCGACTACCTGTACATCCCGCTCGGCGGAAACCGCGGTAGACAGGCTTCGACCTACCGCAACCTGGCGGCCACGATGCTGCTCGGCGGGCTCTGGCACGGCGCGGCCTGGAACTTCGTGCTCTGGGGAGCGTTTCACGGCGCGATCCTGTGCGCGCACCGCTTCGCGAGCGGCGGGCGCGAGCCCGCGCGCGGCGCCTGGACCTGGCTGAAGCTGCCGCTCTTCTTCGCCATCACCTGCTACGGCTGGCTGTTGTTCCGCGCGAATTCGTTCGAGCAGATCGCCGCATTCACGACCGCGCTTGCGACCGGCGCAGGCGCGTTCGCGCTCTCGATCCACCCGCCGACCTTCGCGGCGCTGATCGGCCTTCCCCTGCTCTTCGCGCTCGAGGCGGTCGAGCACGTCCGGGACGACCGCCTCTACTACCTGCGCTTCCCGGTCTGGACACGCGGCGCGCTCTACGCCGCGATGGTCTTCGTGATCCTGCTTGGAACCAGCAATGAGCCCACCCAGTTCATCTACTTCCAGTTCTGA